A genome region from Alicyclobacillus acidocaldarius subsp. acidocaldarius DSM 446 includes the following:
- a CDS encoding arsenic transporter — MALAIFLATLVLVVWRPWGLPVGWSALLGALLALAAGVVRLHDVWTVWNIVWDATLTFVGILVVSSVLDASGFFEWAALTIAHRARGRGRLAFVLILALGFMVSAFFSNDGAALILTPIVLEKMKRLQFSARQMIPFLLAGGFIADSTSIPLIISNLVNIISADYYHLGFLRYALRMLVPDLVSFGASLGVTYLYFRREIPASYDVGALPAPASAIRDRSMFKFSWWMLGVMTLGYVASEIAHVPVSAVEGAIAIAFLIAGWRTRTADPRRVLREAPWSIVVFSVGMYLVVYGLERAHLTDWLTRLVQMTSHANLFWGVMAMGVLSACLSCVMNNLPSVMLGLLAIQHTGLPVSDQVALALANVVGCDLGPKMTPIGSLATLLWLHVLESRGVRITVSAFMRAGLAFTWPTLLTVLASMYGWLWLVRHLS, encoded by the coding sequence ATGGCGCTGGCAATCTTTCTCGCCACTTTGGTCCTTGTGGTGTGGCGCCCTTGGGGTTTACCGGTGGGCTGGAGCGCGCTTCTCGGCGCGCTCTTGGCCCTCGCCGCCGGGGTGGTGCGGCTGCACGACGTGTGGACCGTCTGGAATATCGTGTGGGACGCGACGCTTACATTTGTCGGAATTCTCGTCGTATCCAGCGTCCTCGACGCTTCAGGATTTTTTGAGTGGGCAGCGCTTACCATCGCGCACCGAGCCAGGGGGCGCGGTCGGCTTGCATTCGTCTTGATTTTGGCACTTGGCTTCATGGTTTCGGCGTTCTTTTCGAATGACGGAGCCGCGCTCATTCTCACCCCCATCGTGCTCGAGAAAATGAAAAGACTGCAGTTCTCCGCGCGGCAGATGATCCCGTTTCTACTCGCCGGCGGCTTCATCGCAGATTCGACTTCCATTCCACTCATCATCAGCAATCTCGTCAACATTATCTCTGCGGATTACTACCACCTAGGCTTCTTGCGGTACGCGCTGCGCATGCTCGTGCCGGATCTCGTCTCGTTCGGGGCGAGTCTTGGCGTCACCTATCTTTACTTTCGCCGCGAGATTCCCGCATCCTACGACGTCGGGGCTTTGCCTGCTCCGGCAAGCGCCATCCGCGATCGGTCGATGTTCAAGTTTTCTTGGTGGATGCTGGGCGTCATGACGCTGGGCTATGTCGCGAGCGAGATCGCGCACGTTCCGGTGTCCGCCGTTGAGGGTGCCATCGCCATTGCATTTCTCATCGCCGGTTGGCGCACGCGGACGGCCGATCCACGGCGCGTCCTTCGAGAAGCGCCGTGGTCGATCGTCGTGTTCTCCGTGGGCATGTACCTGGTGGTGTATGGGCTGGAACGCGCTCATCTGACCGATTGGTTGACCCGCCTCGTCCAGATGACGTCGCACGCCAACCTGTTCTGGGGCGTGATGGCCATGGGCGTGCTCTCGGCGTGCTTATCCTGCGTGATGAACAATCTCCCGAGCGTGATGCTCGGGCTCTTGGCGATTCAGCATACTGGACTGCCCGTCTCCGACCAAGTGGCGCTCGCGCTCGCAAACGTGGTCGGGTGCGATCTCGGCCCGAAGATGACGCCCATCGGTTCGCTCGCCACGTTGCTATGGTTGCACGTGTTGGAGTCCCGCGGCGTGCGGATCACGGTCTCCGCGTTTATGCGCGCGGGGCTTGCCTTCACGTGGCCAACGCTGTTGACGGTCTTGGCGAGCATGTATGGTTGGCTGTGGCTCGTCCGCCACCTATCGTGA
- a CDS encoding ThuA domain-containing protein, translated as MNSIRVTVWNEFRHEQRDEAVRKVYPDGIHAAIAKPLTDAGMQVRTATLDEPDHGLTEAVLNETDVLVWWGHVAHHEVQDAIVDRVVRRVHSGMGLVVLHSGHFSKVFRSLMGTSCDLRWREEDEKERLFVIDPTHPIAEGLPPYFELPKEETYGEHFDIPVPDEIVFLSWFSGGDVFRSGVTFRRGRGKIFYFRPGHETYSTYHDSNIQRVIVNACRWAAPTRGPVPAYGHAPSPEGAR; from the coding sequence TTGAACAGCATCCGAGTGACCGTCTGGAACGAATTCCGCCACGAACAACGGGATGAGGCCGTTCGCAAGGTGTATCCGGACGGCATTCACGCGGCCATCGCGAAACCGCTGACCGACGCGGGGATGCAGGTTCGCACCGCGACGTTGGATGAGCCGGACCACGGGCTCACAGAGGCTGTGCTGAACGAGACCGACGTGCTCGTTTGGTGGGGCCATGTGGCACACCACGAGGTGCAGGACGCCATCGTCGATCGCGTCGTCCGCCGCGTTCATTCCGGCATGGGGCTCGTGGTGCTCCACTCCGGGCATTTCTCGAAGGTGTTTCGAAGCCTCATGGGCACGTCCTGCGATCTGCGCTGGCGGGAAGAAGATGAGAAGGAGCGGCTTTTCGTGATCGATCCGACGCATCCCATTGCCGAGGGCCTTCCGCCGTATTTCGAGCTCCCGAAGGAGGAGACCTACGGGGAACATTTCGACATTCCGGTTCCGGACGAGATCGTCTTCTTATCGTGGTTTTCGGGTGGGGACGTATTCCGCTCGGGCGTCACGTTTCGGAGGGGGCGGGGGAAAATTTTTTATTTCAGACCTGGACATGAGACGTATTCAACCTATCACGACTCGAACATCCAGCGGGTGATTGTGAACGCTTGCCGGTGGGCAGCGCCGACACGCGGCCCTGTTCCCGCGTACGGCCACGCGCCAAGCCCCGAGGGTGCTCGATGA
- a CDS encoding sodium:solute symporter family protein: MHALFHANAVDYIIILVYFAFVLGVGFVLRNRVRTGEDFFLSGRSIPAWITGLAFLSANLGALEILGMTASGAEYGMLTTHFYWIGAIPAMLFLGLYMMPFYYVSKVRSVPEFLKLRYNEATRALNAIAFAVMTVLTSGISLYSMALIFQILIGWSFDTSILVSALVVLIYVALGGLTSSIFNEVVQFFLIWAGLLPIPLIGLHNLGGWQGMMSRLPAGFGHLWANLGSPSHNPMGIGWLGVVLGLGFVLSFGYWTTDFLVVQRTLAAKDLRAAQLTPIYAAFFKMIVPILVIIPGLIALAIFPKIGHSPNMSYNLALPLLIAKYYPPGMLGLGLTAMLASFMSGMAGNVTAFTTVWTYDIYQAYIKKDAPDKHYVNMGRWAVVVGVIISIGTAYFAAGFPSVMDYMQTLFSFFNAPLFATFLLGMFWKKATPWGGFWGLLAGIAGAFAMYFFLPAHMFSSPDAGNFWRAWWAWVITVVVTVLVSLVTQGKRPEELEGLVYGLSKRPDYSGYPWYKRPGYLAAIVFVILVGLNIAFW; the protein is encoded by the coding sequence GTGCACGCGCTATTTCATGCGAACGCCGTGGACTACATCATCATCCTGGTCTACTTCGCTTTCGTCCTCGGCGTCGGATTCGTCCTTCGTAACCGCGTTCGCACTGGAGAGGATTTCTTTTTGTCCGGCCGATCCATCCCGGCCTGGATCACGGGCTTGGCGTTTCTATCCGCCAACCTCGGGGCGCTCGAGATTCTCGGCATGACCGCGAGCGGCGCCGAATACGGCATGCTCACGACTCACTTTTACTGGATCGGTGCGATCCCGGCCATGTTGTTTCTCGGCCTGTACATGATGCCGTTTTACTATGTGTCGAAGGTGCGCTCGGTGCCGGAGTTCTTGAAACTGCGGTACAACGAAGCGACCCGCGCGCTCAATGCCATCGCGTTCGCCGTGATGACCGTCCTGACGTCGGGCATCAGCTTGTATTCCATGGCGCTGATCTTTCAGATCTTGATTGGTTGGTCGTTTGACACCAGCATTCTCGTGTCTGCGCTCGTGGTTTTGATCTACGTTGCGCTCGGAGGTCTGACCTCGTCGATCTTTAACGAGGTCGTGCAGTTCTTCTTGATTTGGGCTGGTTTGCTGCCCATCCCGCTCATCGGCCTGCACAATCTGGGCGGATGGCAGGGCATGATGTCCCGGCTGCCCGCGGGGTTCGGACATCTTTGGGCGAACCTGGGTTCCCCGTCTCACAACCCGATGGGAATTGGCTGGCTTGGCGTGGTGCTCGGGCTCGGTTTTGTGCTCTCGTTCGGGTACTGGACGACGGACTTCTTGGTCGTTCAGCGCACCCTCGCGGCGAAGGATCTGCGCGCGGCCCAATTGACGCCGATTTACGCAGCGTTCTTTAAGATGATTGTTCCGATTCTGGTGATCATCCCGGGGCTGATTGCGCTCGCCATCTTTCCGAAGATCGGCCATTCGCCGAACATGAGCTACAACCTGGCGCTGCCCCTGCTCATCGCCAAATACTATCCGCCTGGCATGCTCGGGCTTGGACTGACGGCCATGCTCGCGAGCTTCATGAGCGGTATGGCGGGCAATGTCACCGCGTTTACGACGGTTTGGACGTATGATATCTATCAGGCGTACATCAAGAAGGACGCACCGGACAAGCACTATGTGAACATGGGGCGCTGGGCGGTCGTGGTCGGCGTCATCATCAGCATCGGCACCGCCTACTTCGCGGCCGGTTTCCCGAGCGTCATGGATTACATGCAGACGCTGTTCTCGTTCTTCAACGCGCCGCTGTTCGCCACGTTCTTGTTGGGGATGTTCTGGAAAAAGGCCACGCCTTGGGGCGGTTTCTGGGGCCTGCTCGCGGGTATCGCCGGCGCGTTCGCCATGTACTTCTTCCTGCCCGCGCATATGTTCTCGAGCCCGGATGCAGGTAACTTCTGGCGCGCATGGTGGGCCTGGGTGATCACGGTCGTCGTGACCGTCTTGGTAAGCCTTGTGACGCAGGGCAAGCGGCCCGAAGAGCTGGAAGGCCTCGTGTACGGCCTCAGCAAGCGGCCCGACTACAGCGGTTATCCGTGGTACAAGCGCCCGGGTTACCTGGCGGCCATCGTGTTCGTGATCCTGGTGGGCCTGAATATCGCGTTCTGGTGA
- a CDS encoding aldo/keto reductase, with the protein MRTMKLGCTHLEVPVVGIGCMRINRLSQAEAERYIQTALELGANFFDHADIYGGGECESRFAEAIHMNDDVRERVILQSKCGIRKGMYDFSKEHILEAVDGSLRRLHTDYLDVLLLHRPDALVEPEEVAEAFEILQTTGKVRYFGVSNHKPMQIELLKKFVHQPIVANQLQLSITNATLIAQGMNLNMGNEWAVDRDESVLDYCRIHDITIQPWSPFLYGFFEGVFLDNPKFPELNRKLDEIAARYGVSNVTIAIAWLLRHPAKMQPIIGTMNVDRLRASCQAADIQLTRQEWYEIYLAAGYQLP; encoded by the coding sequence ATGCGAACGATGAAACTTGGCTGCACGCATCTGGAGGTACCCGTTGTCGGCATTGGCTGTATGCGCATCAATCGCCTCAGCCAAGCGGAAGCCGAGCGATACATCCAGACAGCGCTTGAACTCGGCGCGAATTTCTTCGATCACGCCGACATCTACGGGGGCGGCGAGTGTGAATCGAGGTTCGCCGAGGCCATTCACATGAACGACGACGTGCGCGAGCGCGTCATCTTGCAATCGAAGTGTGGCATCCGCAAAGGGATGTACGACTTTTCGAAGGAACACATTCTGGAGGCCGTCGACGGAAGCCTGCGCCGCCTCCACACGGATTACCTCGACGTGCTCCTTTTGCACCGGCCAGATGCGCTTGTTGAACCCGAAGAAGTCGCGGAAGCGTTTGAAATCCTGCAGACGACAGGCAAGGTTCGTTATTTCGGAGTCTCCAATCACAAACCGATGCAAATTGAGCTGCTGAAAAAGTTTGTCCACCAACCTATTGTGGCCAATCAATTGCAACTCAGCATCACGAATGCCACCCTGATCGCCCAGGGCATGAACCTCAACATGGGGAACGAGTGGGCGGTCGATCGCGACGAGAGTGTGCTCGACTACTGCAGGATCCACGACATCACCATTCAGCCGTGGTCCCCATTTTTATACGGGTTCTTCGAAGGTGTCTTCTTGGACAATCCGAAGTTTCCGGAATTGAACCGGAAGCTGGACGAAATCGCGGCGCGCTACGGCGTGTCCAACGTGACCATCGCCATCGCGTGGCTCCTGCGCCATCCGGCGAAGATGCAGCCCATCATCGGTACCATGAACGTGGATCGCCTGCGCGCGTCGTGCCAAGCGGCGGACATTCAGCTCACGCGGCAGGAGTGGTACGAGATCTACCTCGCGGCAGGCTACCAGTTGCCCTGA
- a CDS encoding sugar phosphate isomerase/epimerase family protein: MRFVRDAGFDYAELNAKVTKPSMPDAEWRAIRDELLRNQVPLLAFNRLFPPDMSIVGPDVDMDEIARYLAVAFARMADLGGQHVGFGAGKNRRVPDGFPRDEARAQLARVVRMAGDLAAAHGMWVHFEFFNRAETNLINTVEDAVSFVQELAHDRVDLLVDFYHLVQNGEPVSELTKAGGRIGYVHVADEERKWPGSGSLPVREWFEVLREIGYQGPISIECNFEDPIPELRQAGEAIRRLSYSGGSGR, encoded by the coding sequence TTGCGCTTTGTCCGCGACGCCGGGTTTGACTACGCCGAGTTGAACGCGAAGGTGACCAAACCGAGCATGCCGGATGCAGAATGGCGGGCGATTCGCGACGAACTGCTGCGAAATCAGGTGCCGCTGCTCGCGTTCAATCGTCTGTTTCCGCCGGACATGTCGATCGTGGGCCCGGACGTGGACATGGACGAGATCGCGCGGTACCTGGCCGTTGCCTTTGCGCGAATGGCCGATCTCGGCGGTCAACACGTCGGCTTCGGGGCAGGCAAGAATCGCCGCGTGCCGGACGGTTTTCCGCGGGACGAGGCGCGCGCGCAACTGGCCCGCGTGGTGCGGATGGCGGGCGATCTCGCCGCCGCGCACGGGATGTGGGTCCACTTCGAGTTTTTCAATCGCGCGGAGACGAATCTCATCAACACGGTGGAAGACGCGGTGTCGTTTGTGCAAGAGCTTGCTCACGATCGCGTCGACCTGCTCGTCGATTTCTATCACCTCGTGCAAAATGGCGAGCCCGTGAGCGAGCTGACAAAGGCAGGGGGCCGCATTGGTTACGTGCACGTGGCGGACGAAGAGCGGAAATGGCCGGGCAGCGGCTCGCTCCCCGTCCGAGAATGGTTTGAGGTGCTCCGGGAGATCGGCTATCAGGGCCCCATCTCCATCGAGTGCAATTTCGAAGATCCCATCCCCGAACTGAGGCAAGCCGGGGAAGCCATTCGCAGGCTCAGTTATTCGGGCGGCTCAGGGCGATAG
- a CDS encoding 4a-hydroxytetrahydrobiopterin dehydratase → MKLSEDEIEQRLAELPGWQREDQFIRKRFGFASFPEAVAFVNRVAEIAERRNHHPLISIDYKYVTLRFTTWHAGGLTSEDFDEAKEIESLYASKEAT, encoded by the coding sequence GTGAAATTGTCGGAAGACGAGATCGAGCAGAGGCTGGCGGAATTGCCGGGGTGGCAGCGCGAGGATCAGTTCATCCGCAAACGGTTCGGGTTTGCGTCGTTTCCAGAAGCCGTCGCATTCGTGAATCGCGTGGCGGAAATTGCGGAGCGCAGAAACCACCATCCGTTGATTTCGATTGACTACAAGTACGTGACGCTGCGCTTCACGACGTGGCACGCCGGCGGCCTGACGTCTGAGGATTTTGATGAGGCCAAGGAGATCGAAAGCCTCTACGCCTCGAAAGAGGCGACGTGA
- a CDS encoding NUDIX domain-containing protein has product MRRHLWTILSERIAFQNPWIRVVEYDVLRPDGQPGLYGVIDAGHNAGVVAVDEQDRVALLREFVFPVDRFLWQIPSGQFRDEGPEAAAARELREETGIVARSWTSLGTAHLSAGISTQETHLFLARDLCVGEADREPTETMTVSWLPLEDAVHMCLRGEITDAVSVMGLLKAFLWIGRHGLERG; this is encoded by the coding sequence TTGAGGCGACACCTGTGGACCATCCTTTCGGAGCGAATCGCGTTTCAAAATCCCTGGATCCGGGTGGTCGAGTACGACGTGCTTCGGCCGGATGGACAGCCTGGCCTGTACGGCGTGATCGACGCTGGGCATAACGCTGGCGTGGTGGCGGTGGATGAACAGGACCGCGTGGCGCTCCTCCGCGAATTCGTCTTTCCCGTCGACAGGTTCCTGTGGCAGATTCCGAGCGGCCAGTTTCGCGATGAAGGGCCGGAGGCCGCTGCGGCTCGGGAACTTCGCGAAGAAACGGGCATCGTCGCGCGTTCGTGGACGTCTCTCGGGACGGCACACCTGAGCGCAGGCATCTCGACGCAGGAGACCCATCTGTTTCTCGCGCGAGACTTGTGCGTAGGGGAAGCGGATCGCGAGCCGACAGAGACCATGACCGTCTCATGGCTTCCATTGGAGGATGCGGTTCACATGTGTTTGCGCGGCGAAATCACAGATGCCGTGAGTGTGATGGGGCTGTTGAAAGCGTTCCTATGGATCGGACGGCATGGCCTGGAACGGGGGTGA
- a CDS encoding PepSY domain-containing protein produces MKRWFLTAAAAACLVSACWWQAPAHVLAAPAVESAEPNAPVNGPSHQFEIHSSVQVSRETLREAYQASHDAYTKKLQKYAKCTEAQARKAVMSEHPGCKIEDIQLRNIRTNLVYMAIARDDEDKYLVIVDAGNGNILLDRRIPTHHERVFAGAPVPSRNE; encoded by the coding sequence ATGAAACGATGGTTCCTCACCGCAGCCGCGGCGGCCTGCCTCGTATCGGCCTGCTGGTGGCAAGCGCCCGCGCACGTTCTCGCTGCTCCGGCCGTGGAGTCGGCCGAGCCGAACGCACCCGTCAACGGGCCTTCTCACCAATTCGAAATCCATTCGAGCGTTCAGGTCTCACGCGAGACCCTCCGCGAAGCATATCAGGCCAGCCACGACGCGTATACAAAAAAATTGCAGAAGTACGCCAAGTGCACCGAAGCGCAGGCGCGCAAGGCCGTGATGTCGGAACACCCGGGTTGCAAGATCGAGGATATCCAGCTTCGCAACATCCGCACGAATCTGGTGTATATGGCGATCGCGCGCGATGACGAGGACAAGTACCTGGTCATTGTGGACGCGGGCAACGGCAATATTCTGCTGGATCGACGCATTCCGACACACCACGAGCGCGTGTTTGCGGGCGCACCGGTTCCGAGCCGGAACGAATAA
- the speD gene encoding adenosylmethionine decarboxylase encodes MDTMGRHVIAELWECDPERLNDVHGIERAMVTAALEAGAEVREVAFHKFAPQGVSGVVIISESHLTIHSFPEHGYASIDVYTCGDRIDPNVACDYITKYLGAKRLEAIELPRGVGQIQVHDVKVRAF; translated from the coding sequence ATGGACACAATGGGGCGTCACGTCATCGCAGAGCTTTGGGAGTGTGATCCGGAGCGTCTGAACGACGTTCACGGAATCGAGCGCGCCATGGTGACCGCGGCCTTGGAGGCGGGCGCGGAGGTTCGCGAAGTTGCGTTCCACAAGTTCGCACCGCAGGGCGTCAGCGGCGTCGTCATCATTTCGGAGTCGCATCTCACGATTCACAGTTTTCCCGAGCATGGCTACGCGAGTATCGATGTGTACACCTGCGGGGACCGCATCGATCCGAATGTGGCGTGCGACTACATCACGAAGTACCTGGGCGCGAAGCGCCTTGAAGCAATAGAGCTTCCTCGCGGCGTAGGCCAGATACAGGTGCACGATGTGAAGGTGCGCGCGTTCTAA
- a CDS encoding rhomboid family intramembrane serine protease, which yields MMWRRRRVWRVRFLPPTPYGDPAPAGWIFLLVTVLWYLIVETITGRSTFGLLRAGALYPPLVEHGQWFRVLSTMFVHVSLWHILVNMISLWTLFVVEQALSTPVFIALYVISGAVGSLLTLPISPDQVSAGASGAIFGLFGAMLALALMGMFPPYVRNQLLMVLAVNVVIDIMNLGTIGWMAHLGGLATGMALTYGFAKWLRNPRFWTVLAWICSLACGISLVWDLATPLPLSW from the coding sequence ATGATGTGGCGTCGGCGGCGCGTGTGGCGCGTTCGCTTCTTACCTCCGACACCTTATGGCGATCCCGCCCCTGCCGGTTGGATCTTTTTACTCGTCACGGTGTTGTGGTACCTCATCGTGGAGACCATCACGGGCAGGTCGACGTTTGGCCTTCTGCGCGCTGGCGCGCTGTATCCGCCGCTCGTGGAGCACGGCCAGTGGTTTCGCGTCCTGAGCACGATGTTTGTCCACGTGAGCCTCTGGCACATCCTCGTGAATATGATCTCGCTGTGGACCTTGTTCGTGGTCGAGCAGGCGCTGTCGACGCCTGTGTTCATCGCATTGTACGTCATCTCGGGCGCGGTCGGCAGTTTGCTGACGCTGCCCATCTCGCCGGACCAGGTCTCGGCGGGCGCGTCGGGAGCCATCTTCGGCCTGTTCGGCGCGATGCTTGCGCTCGCCTTGATGGGCATGTTTCCGCCATATGTCCGCAACCAATTGCTGATGGTGCTCGCGGTTAATGTCGTGATCGACATCATGAACCTGGGGACCATCGGCTGGATGGCGCACTTGGGCGGGCTTGCGACCGGAATGGCCTTGACCTACGGATTTGCGAAATGGCTCCGGAACCCGCGGTTTTGGACGGTGCTCGCCTGGATATGCAGCTTGGCCTGCGGAATCAGCTTGGTGTGGGATCTGGCGACGCCGTTGCCACTGTCCTGGTGA
- a CDS encoding glycosyltransferase family 4 protein, whose product MASERTVIVFFAGNEVGGAATHLATWAKALKGAQVDYRYRFVSLGDGPLADELRQMGMLHGAVAGTVGAIRDLARVLRRERAWILHSHGPRMNMLASFAASSAGAIWTATIHSHPRYDFEGHPLKAALFPSLHLWRLSRARGLFVVQPALGDALPCRTILEVPNAFFPRLPRASRDVCAAEWRRRLGLNPESRLIGIAARLDPVKQIDVAIAALALLSDLDVHLLVAGDGRDRIRLEAAAEDCGVRHRVHFLGHLQDVRDLYCAIDVHVLPSKSEGAPTSMLEAGYYGAANIGSDVPGIRRMLLDGEAGALVPSGDVQALAHAVRRLLTDTKARDAYVERFQRLVLPRYRPERMVVAYERGYTVIEEDAVRSGWRLPANSEQTR is encoded by the coding sequence TTGGCTTCGGAGCGCACCGTGATCGTATTTTTTGCGGGAAACGAAGTGGGGGGCGCTGCGACGCACCTCGCGACCTGGGCGAAGGCGCTGAAGGGCGCGCAGGTCGACTACCGCTACCGCTTTGTCAGCTTGGGCGACGGACCGCTTGCGGACGAACTGCGGCAGATGGGGATGTTGCACGGCGCGGTCGCAGGGACGGTTGGCGCCATACGCGATTTGGCTCGTGTGCTCCGACGCGAGCGCGCGTGGATTCTCCACTCGCACGGACCGCGCATGAATATGCTCGCATCGTTCGCCGCATCGAGTGCGGGGGCCATCTGGACCGCTACGATTCACAGCCATCCTCGATACGACTTCGAGGGGCACCCCTTGAAAGCCGCCTTGTTTCCCAGCCTCCATCTGTGGCGCCTGTCTCGTGCGCGCGGCCTGTTTGTGGTTCAGCCCGCGCTCGGAGACGCCCTTCCCTGCCGGACCATCCTCGAGGTTCCCAATGCGTTTTTTCCGCGGCTACCCAGGGCTTCGCGCGACGTGTGCGCAGCCGAATGGCGACGTCGGCTGGGCCTGAACCCAGAATCGAGGCTGATCGGCATCGCGGCCCGGCTCGATCCGGTCAAACAGATCGACGTCGCCATCGCCGCCCTGGCGCTTCTCTCAGACCTGGACGTTCATCTGCTTGTCGCGGGCGACGGGCGAGATCGTATCCGGTTAGAAGCGGCAGCGGAGGACTGCGGCGTGCGCCATCGGGTTCACTTTTTGGGGCATTTGCAGGATGTGCGCGATTTGTATTGCGCCATCGACGTCCACGTGTTGCCCTCGAAGAGCGAAGGAGCTCCCACCTCCATGTTGGAGGCCGGTTATTACGGGGCCGCGAACATCGGGTCGGACGTACCGGGCATTCGGCGGATGCTGCTCGACGGAGAGGCTGGCGCGCTTGTGCCGTCTGGCGATGTGCAGGCCCTTGCTCATGCGGTGCGGCGACTTCTCACGGACACCAAGGCGCGGGACGCCTACGTGGAACGGTTTCAGCGGCTCGTGCTTCCGAGGTATAGGCCGGAACGCATGGTCGTCGCGTACGAGCGCGGCTACACGGTAATCGAGGAAGATGCGGTGCGAAGTGGCTGGAGGCTTCCGGCGAACTCTGAACAGACGAGGTGA
- a CDS encoding ABC transporter permease — protein MSLDEMLRMALASLAANKTRAFLTMLGIWIGVASILAIVAIGNGGKALVIGAISSGSQRNVIQIVPRELVAPGLPQPGQVLSIDDSDLAIAASFSGVESVNETFYGTAVVQSGDKSDNVTLFAGPADLDHLARFVVVRGHMFTAEDVLSHGNVAVISQSLANKLFGSGNPLGAVITLSGVPLEVIGVAEPEQASLYSLVMGSDNLYIPDTTCEDIFPNWTASEMDVVVNPGVDVQSLAKRIVLALNIHAGDPTAFVDSSGLVASVAALIGKVTTILTAVIGAVAGIALLVGGVGVMNIMLVSVTERTQEIGIRVSLGARKRDIVLQFLVEAMAITSLGGVAGIATGLAVSGALRALTGIPAFVPWPVGALAFVFSAAIGVVCGLYPAVKAANLNPIDALRYE, from the coding sequence ATGAGCCTCGATGAGATGCTCCGCATGGCCTTGGCTTCGCTCGCGGCCAACAAGACGCGGGCGTTCCTCACGATGCTCGGCATATGGATTGGCGTGGCCTCGATCCTCGCGATTGTTGCCATCGGCAACGGTGGCAAAGCGCTGGTCATCGGGGCCATCTCAAGCGGAAGTCAGCGGAACGTCATTCAAATTGTGCCTCGAGAGCTCGTGGCGCCCGGCCTACCGCAGCCCGGGCAGGTACTCTCCATCGACGATTCCGATCTCGCCATCGCCGCATCGTTCTCCGGCGTGGAAAGCGTGAATGAGACCTTTTATGGCACCGCCGTGGTGCAGAGCGGAGATAAGTCGGACAATGTGACGCTGTTCGCGGGTCCCGCGGATTTGGACCATCTCGCCCGCTTCGTCGTCGTCCGCGGTCACATGTTCACCGCGGAGGACGTGCTGTCTCACGGTAACGTCGCGGTCATCAGTCAGTCGCTCGCGAATAAGCTGTTTGGGAGCGGAAATCCGCTCGGCGCCGTCATCACCCTGTCCGGCGTGCCGCTCGAGGTCATTGGCGTGGCGGAGCCGGAGCAGGCGAGCCTGTACTCGTTGGTGATGGGGAGTGACAATTTGTACATACCCGACACCACGTGCGAAGATATTTTCCCGAATTGGACAGCATCCGAGATGGATGTGGTGGTGAATCCTGGAGTCGATGTCCAGAGCCTGGCGAAGCGAATCGTGCTCGCGCTCAATATCCATGCGGGCGATCCGACGGCATTCGTCGACTCGTCAGGTCTCGTCGCGAGTGTCGCGGCTTTGATCGGAAAGGTGACGACCATCTTGACGGCCGTGATCGGCGCGGTGGCGGGGATCGCCCTGCTCGTGGGCGGGGTCGGCGTGATGAACATCATGCTGGTGTCGGTCACGGAACGCACGCAGGAGATTGGCATTCGCGTGTCGCTCGGTGCTAGGAAACGTGACATCGTGCTCCAGTTTCTTGTGGAGGCCATGGCCATCACCTCGCTAGGAGGTGTCGCCGGCATCGCGACAGGGCTTGCGGTGAGCGGCGCCCTGCGCGCGCTCACCGGCATTCCGGCCTTCGTGCCCTGGCCGGTTGGCGCGTTGGCGTTTGTCTTCTCGGCTGCCATCGGCGTCGTCTGCGGACTGTATCCGGCGGTGAAGGCCGCGAACCTCAATCCGATTGACGCCCTGCGGTACGAATAA